Proteins found in one Miscanthus floridulus cultivar M001 unplaced genomic scaffold, ASM1932011v1 fs_643_2_3, whole genome shotgun sequence genomic segment:
- the LOC136532500 gene encoding transcription repressor OFP8-like: MSGTGSRSSRRGRGSSSSFTLRQPPVVDIGCNCRRPKLFSVFSSSSSLFRGGGKPKSPNAASTSTTTAFTATTAGGRSGTTATSTDSSSWGPASFVATYSLYEEPVAVAVAPLQQEREQQEARRRRRQQHRRRRSRRAAAPPPARHGVEVVDEEEYGRRVARESVAVAVDSAEPYEDFRESMVQMVVEKEIYAWDDLNDLLHQFLSLNSPRHHPLILHAFADLWTRNGLFCPPSPCQF, from the coding sequence ATGTCGGGCACGGGTAGCAGGTCGTCCCGGAGGGGgaggggcagcagcagcagcttcacGCTGCGGCAGCCGCCGGTGGTGGACATCGGCTGCAACTGCCGCCGCCCCAAGCTGTTCTCCGTcttctcctcgtcgtcctccctGTTCCGCGGCGGGGGCAAGCCCAAGTCCCCCAacgccgcctccacctccaccaccacggcGTTCACGGCCACCACCGCGGGCGGGCGCAGCGGCACGACGGCCACTTCCACGGACTCCTCCTCGTGGGGCCCCGCGTCGTTCGTCGCCACCTACTCGCTGTACGAGGAGCCGGTCGCCGTGGCGGTGGCGCCGCTGCAGCAGGAGCGGGAGCAGCAggaggcgaggcggcggcggaggcagcaGCACCGCCGGCGCCGCAGCAGGCGTGCGGCAGCGCCACCGCCCGCGCGCCACGGCGTGGAGGTGGTGGACGAGGAGGAGTACGGGCGGCGGGTGGCGCGCGAGagcgtggcggtggcggtggactcGGCGGAGCCGTACGAGGACTTCCGCGAGTCCATGGTGCAGATGGTGGTGGAGAAGGAGATCTACGCGTGGGACGACCTCAACGACCTCCTCCACCAGTTCCTCTCCCTCAACTCGCCGCGCCACCACCCGCTCATCCTCCACGCCTTCGCCGACCTCTGGACCCGCAACGGCCTCTTCTGCCCGCCATCTCCCTGCCAGTTCTAG